Within the Halorhabdus rudnickae genome, the region CGCTTGATGTCGATTCGGCCGCTCGCCGTCCCGAAGATGAGCATTGCGAGGACGAACCCAACGGTCCCGACCGGCGTCACCAGGCCGAGATAGCTCTCGCTCACCGTGAAAACGTCCTCGAATACCGGTACCAGGGCACCGCGGGCCTGGATAAGTGCGCCGTCGAAGGCGACGAACGCGAACAGTACCACGGTCCAGGCACGCCTGGACGTGCGCTCACTCACTGTTGGTCCCTCCCGGCGGCGCGCGAGTAAATCCATTGAAATACGCTCCTACCCCATAATTTGCTGACAGTTGTCCGTGGAAGATGTGAATGGGAAGACGACGAGTGGACATCATCAGACAGCAGAGGCAGTCCCGGTCGGTCCGAGTTCGAGGAGTAGCATAACGAGTGTGAGCAGGCCTGCCAGTCCGATCTGTACGAGTATCGCGGTCCCGATCGACGTCGCATCGGCGAGCACACCGACGATTGCCGGGGCGGTAAAAAACCCGATCTGGGTGGCGACATTGCCGACAACGTTGACCGGCCCCGAGAACGACGGCACGGCTTCGATACCCATCGATATCAGGGTCGGGAACATCCCGGAGACCAGGAGGCCGACGCCGAAGATCGAGCCGAGCAGCAGGTACCCGTTCGCACCCGTGAAAGCGATATAGGTCAGCGCTGTCAGGAGGATACTCGTTACGAGGAGAAGTCGCGTGAAGCTGTACCGATGGCTGAGACGGCTGAACACCAGCCGGCCGGGAACGTACGCCGCCAGGTAAATCGAGAGGACGATCCCGGTAATCCATCCGGAGAAGGTCACGTTGGCGTAACTTGTAAGCCAGGTGAAATAGATGCTCTCGATGCTCCCGACGAAGATCAGCGCCACGAGCATCCCGTAAACAGCCGGCTCAGACAACAGCGGACGGATGTCGCTACGTGCAAACGATCGTTCGTTGGTGGTCCCCGTCGGTGTATCAAGCCGCCACAAAAGGACGAGCATGGGCACGGTGAGCGCGGCGAGAACCAGATAGGTCGCTCGCCAGGAATACTGGCTCAGAAGCGCCGTCACCAGGATCGGCCCCGACGTCGCACCGACAGCCCACGTCATCTCTTCGAGATTGAAAATTCGGGCGCGGGACTCCGGATAGAGATGGCTCAGCGTGGGGCGATCCAGCGCCCGGAAGATACCCGTCGACAGGCTCCGCATCCCGATGAGAGCGAGCAAGACGAGGAAACTCGGAGCTGCCCCGAGCAGTAAAAGCGACAGTCCTGTCAGCGCCACGCCGATCAGGAGAAAACGCCGGATGTTCACCCGACCGCTCGCCGAGCCGAGCCCCAGCAGCGCCACCAGATAACCGACGGTCCCGACCGGGGTAATCAACCCCAGCAGGCTCTTGTTGACCTGAAAGTGCGTCTCGAAGGTCGGGA harbors:
- a CDS encoding MFS transporter, which translates into the protein MDEKDNRKSWLIVIFLFVGLTGAMLQVRGALVPTFETHFQVNKSLLGLITPVGTVGYLVALLGLGSASGRVNIRRFLLIGVALTGLSLLLLGAAPSFLVLLALIGMRSLSTGIFRALDRPTLSHLYPESRARIFNLEEMTWAVGATSGPILVTALLSQYSWRATYLVLAALTVPMLVLLWRLDTPTGTTNERSFARSDIRPLLSEPAVYGMLVALIFVGSIESIYFTWLTSYANVTFSGWITGIVLSIYLAAYVPGRLVFSRLSHRYSFTRLLLVTSILLTALTYIAFTGANGYLLLGSIFGVGLLVSGMFPTLISMGIEAVPSFSGPVNVVGNVATQIGFFTAPAIVGVLADATSIGTAILVQIGLAGLLTLVMLLLELGPTGTASAV